TATCGGCTGAGGAGAACAGACCATGCGGTAATTGTCAAGAATGCACGTTGTTCTTTGCGGGGAGAAGTCGGGATGTTAAGGAGGTAGATTCAGTTAGTATGAATCAATCTGAAAATCTTAGATACCTTTTAAAGAGTGCCATGCTCCCACCAGTTTCCTCCCGTTTCAAAGTTTTCATCATCGATGAGTGCCAGCTAATGCACGGGTCATCATGGTCAGCTCTCATGAATAGCCTTGAGGAAATGTCGCGCCacattgtttttgtaatgatcgCTCCTGACCTTAGCAAGCTGCCACGTGGTGTGATATCCATGTCTCAAGGATTCCATTTTtcaaagattcacgaagcagATATTGTTTGCAGACTGAAGAAAATTTGTTTTGACGAAGGGTTTGAATATGACCAGGATGCTTTAGATTTCATTGCTACAAGATCTAACGGATCCCTTCGAGATGCAGAAATGACTCTAGAACAATTTAGTTTACTCGGGAGAAGAATTACCTTGTCTCTGACCTATGAACTAGTGAGTGATTTTATGGTTTTACTCATGTTATTGTCTTCCTAATCTTAATTACTCTTAATGGGTAGATATTAAGTTATAAGTTCCCTatcttttgtgtttttcattTGCATTTTTACAGATTGGTATTGTTTCTGATGAAGAGTTGTTTGAGCTACTGGCTATGGCTATGTCGTCCGACACTTCAAATACAGTTAAACGGGCCCGTGAGCTTATGAGATCAAGAATTGATCCTATGCAACTAATATCACAGCTGGCAAATCTTATTATGGATATTCTTGCTGGGAAATTTCAGGAAGGTGCTTCTGAGGTTAAAAGACAATTCTTCGAACGGCATACTTGTGAGTATATCTCATCACTTTATACAGTTCTGTTTTCAAATCATGTTTGTGATCCTTAGTCCTATACTCGGAACTATTTCTATTGTTGTTTCAGCTGAAGCTGATTTGCAGCAACTTAATAACGCCCTGAAGATACTatctgaaactgagaaacaacTGAGAGCATCTAAGAACCAGACAACATGGCTCACTGTTGCTTTATTACAGTTGAGCTCTGGACCATCCTTTAATGCAAACGATTCAAGTTTATGTGTAAGATCAGTACAACCAAGAGGTACTAATCATTTCTGATCCTAAATCTTAAAAATGATTCAACTCAGTTAATTTACATACGTATGTATTCTATATCAGTTGCTGCCTTTATTCCAGTTAGTCGACATATAGTTTTTGACAGTCTTGTTGGAAACCCTGCAGCTAGTGTTGACCACAATAGCGGATGTGAATTGGAAAAACTTACTGATAAAGTGGCGCTGGAGTCAATATGGAGCAGAACTacagaaatctgcaagtccatttcACTCAGCAGTTTCCTTCGAAGACATGGGCATTTGACTTCTGTTTGTTTTCATCAAGGTATTACTTTGCAAACTTCGAATTATATATAGCAGTAACCAACTAATCTATGCTTACAGAAAATTAACATGAGTTGTTTTCTGTTTGTAGGACTGGCTGTAGTCGAACTCAAGTTCCAGCATAAAAGTTATGTATCAAAAGCTGAGAAGTCATGGAAACCAATAGCAAGTGCATTACAGGCTGCGTTGGGGTGTAATGTTGAGATCAGGATCTGTCAATCAGATTATGCAAACATTAAGAAATTCTCATTTAGGCTCTTCACTTGTGCTCGTCGAAACAAGCTTTCCAACCAGAATGCCACCAGTTTATCAGAAAATGTTAATGATATCTCTGATGGTGGGTCCTCTTGTTCGTATCTTTGTTGTCACAAAAAAGAACAAGCAAGAACGATAAGAAATAGTGATGGAAATGCATTAAGTGTTGCCTATTCTGTTCAAGAACCAGGGAAGCAGTCATGTTGTTGGCCTAATAGTGTGAAACATCATAAAAAGATTAGTTCATTAGATACATCAGCAAGTGAAGCAGACAACACTCTTGCTCTGCCCATTTCGGAAATTACAACTTCTAGAGCTTGCTCCTGCGCTGATGATACTTATGTCATGTGTGGCTTGTGCAAAAAGTTTAGTTGTTGCTGCAATGTGGTTGAAAGGTCCATTTACTGTTTTACTTGATTAAATATCCCTGATTTTATATATGGAGTATTATATAGCCTTATTCGCAATGATGCAGGCAGAAAAAGGACACAAAAGTGCATTGTTGGAAATCTCCCATGTATCCTTTGAAGAAGGTATTGATA
The Erigeron canadensis isolate Cc75 chromosome 2, C_canadensis_v1, whole genome shotgun sequence DNA segment above includes these coding regions:
- the LOC122586434 gene encoding protein STICHEL-like 2 — its product is MMDGRRHSVDLPISKTLIALRRVRSLRDPDTNSLSRLSNFVDNLNWEINSTNGIVLEQANNFPRETNTFEMNDLGLLRESDDHDVNWEMHHGQATHKSKLGLSRKTNKSGLLETKEVAVCEDRSLSKRYCDNYNDLPCMMPTRDYMEGGGSYNEPMEVFLEAERHNHTGFKRRSRQRKHYKSSKVVGGDILSCVSSPCLSMSDASFGGSSSGIPLCENNDNDHQDIEHEDTDYGGCGIGSCWSSTPRFQDIGVSKHYGSETTPFSESPKCLSQKYCPKSFDELVGQNVVSKSLLSSILGQKVTSFYLFHGPRGTGKTSAARIFAAALNCLSAEENRPCGNCQECTLFFAGRSRDVKEVDSVSMNQSENLRYLLKSAMLPPVSSRFKVFIIDECQLMHGSSWSALMNSLEEMSRHIVFVMIAPDLSKLPRGVISMSQGFHFSKIHEADIVCRLKKICFDEGFEYDQDALDFIATRSNGSLRDAEMTLEQFSLLGRRITLSLTYELIGIVSDEELFELLAMAMSSDTSNTVKRARELMRSRIDPMQLISQLANLIMDILAGKFQEGASEVKRQFFERHTSEADLQQLNNALKILSETEKQLRASKNQTTWLTVALLQLSSGPSFNANDSSLCVRSVQPRASVDHNSGCELEKLTDKVALESIWSRTTEICKSISLSSFLRRHGHLTSVCFHQGLAVVELKFQHKSYVSKAEKSWKPIASALQAALGCNVEIRICQSDYANIKKFSFRLFTCARRNKLSNQNATSLSENVNDISDGGSSCSYLCCHKKEQARTIRNSDGNALSVAYSVQEPGKQSCCWPNSVKHHKKISSLDTSASEADNTLALPISEITTSRACSCADDTYVMCGLCKKFSCCCNVVERQKKDTKVHCWKSPMYPLKKAWQLRVRQQGA